In one Mycobacterium heckeshornense genomic region, the following are encoded:
- the embB gene encoding arabinosyltransferase EmbB — protein sequence MHSGAAEPAATQTVARDIQVTRWVATIAGLLGFFLSIATPLLPVVQTTATLNWPQHGQLNNVTAPLISQVPVTMTVTVPCTVVRSMPPTGGMLLGTAPKNGKDAALQALFVNVTRDRVDVTDRNVVIASVPRAQVVSPRCQRIEITSSHAGTFATFVGLTDPAGRPLRSGFDDPNLRPQIVGVFTDLVGPAPPGLTFSASIDTRFSTRPTLLKLAAIVLAIGSTVVALVALWRLDQLDGRRMRRLIPATWRGFTLVDATVVFAFLLWHVIGANSSDDGYILGMARVADHAGYMSNYFRWFGSPEDPFGWYYNLLALMTHVSDQSIWIRLPDLVAGLLCWLLLSREVLPRLGPAVVSSKAAVWAAAMVLLTAWMPFNNGLRPEPIIALGSLITYVLIERSMRYSRMTPAALAVVAAAFTLGIQPTGLIAVAALVAGGRPILRILVRRHRLVGTWPLVAPLLAAGFVVLAVVFADQTLATVLEATRIRSSIGPSQAWYTENLRYYYLILPTVDGSLSRRFGFLITALCLFAAVFIMLRRKRVAGVARGPAWRLMGVIFGTMFFLMFTPTKWVHHFGLFAAVGAAMAALTTVLVSPKVLRWSRNRMAFLAALMFLLALCFATTNGWWYVSSYGVPFNSSMPKIDGITVSTIFFVLFALAALYAIWLHFAPRDRGEGRVARALTAAPVPIAAGFMAVLFVATMVTGIVRQYPTYSNGWANLRAFTGGCGLADDVLVEPDANAGFMAALPGDYGALGPLGGVNPVGFTPDGVPEHTVAEAIREHPLPKPGTDYDWDAPTRLQNPGINGSRVPLPYGLDPARVPVAGSYTTGPQQQSLLTSAWYRLPAPDKGHPLVVVTAAGKITGNSVLHGHTTGQTVVLEYGKPGPDGSPVPAGRLVPDDLYGEQPKAWRNLRFPRSGIPADATAVRVVAEDLSLTPEDWIAVTPPRVPDLRSLQEYVGSSQPVLMDWAVGLAFPCQRPMQHAYGVTDIPKFRITPDYTAKKQDTDTWEDGTNGGLLGITDLLLRAHVMATYLSRDWGRDWGSLRKFDTIVNAQPAQLDLGTATRSGWWSPGQIRIKP from the coding sequence ATGCACAGCGGCGCAGCCGAACCCGCCGCCACCCAGACCGTGGCCCGCGATATCCAGGTGACCCGCTGGGTCGCGACGATCGCCGGCCTGCTGGGTTTCTTCCTGTCGATCGCCACGCCGTTACTGCCGGTCGTACAGACTACGGCGACGTTGAACTGGCCGCAGCACGGGCAGCTGAACAACGTGACTGCGCCGCTGATTTCGCAGGTGCCGGTGACGATGACGGTCACCGTGCCGTGCACCGTGGTGCGCTCCATGCCGCCCACCGGCGGAATGCTCCTGGGCACTGCGCCCAAAAACGGCAAGGACGCCGCGCTTCAGGCGCTGTTCGTCAACGTCACCAGGGATCGGGTAGACGTCACCGACCGCAACGTGGTGATCGCCAGCGTCCCACGCGCCCAGGTGGTTTCACCCAGATGCCAGCGGATCGAGATCACCTCCTCGCACGCCGGCACCTTCGCCACGTTTGTCGGATTGACCGATCCGGCCGGCCGGCCGCTGCGCAGCGGGTTCGATGATCCGAACCTGCGCCCGCAAATCGTCGGGGTGTTCACCGACCTGGTCGGCCCGGCGCCGCCCGGGCTGACGTTCTCGGCCAGCATCGACACCCGATTCTCCACGCGCCCAACACTTCTCAAGCTGGCGGCGATCGTGCTGGCGATCGGCTCCACCGTCGTCGCGCTGGTGGCGCTGTGGCGCCTGGACCAGCTGGACGGTCGTCGGATGCGCCGGCTCATTCCGGCCACCTGGCGCGGCTTCACGCTGGTCGATGCCACCGTGGTTTTCGCGTTCCTGCTCTGGCACGTGATTGGCGCAAACTCCTCCGACGACGGCTACATCCTGGGCATGGCCCGCGTCGCCGACCACGCCGGCTACATGTCGAACTACTTCCGCTGGTTCGGCAGCCCCGAGGATCCGTTCGGCTGGTACTACAACCTGCTGGCGTTGATGACCCATGTCAGCGACCAGAGCATCTGGATCCGGTTGCCGGACTTGGTCGCCGGGCTGCTGTGCTGGCTGCTGTTGTCGCGTGAGGTGCTGCCGCGACTGGGGCCGGCGGTGGTATCCAGCAAGGCCGCGGTGTGGGCGGCGGCCATGGTGCTGCTGACGGCGTGGATGCCGTTTAACAACGGTCTGCGGCCCGAGCCGATCATCGCGCTGGGCTCGCTGATCACCTATGTGCTGATCGAGCGGTCCATGCGCTACAGCCGGATGACCCCCGCTGCCCTGGCGGTGGTGGCGGCGGCGTTCACTCTCGGTATCCAGCCCACCGGGCTGATCGCGGTGGCGGCGCTGGTGGCCGGCGGTCGGCCGATCTTGCGGATTCTGGTGCGCCGGCACCGGCTGGTCGGCACCTGGCCGCTGGTCGCGCCGCTGTTGGCGGCCGGGTTCGTGGTGCTGGCCGTGGTGTTTGCCGACCAGACGCTGGCAACGGTGTTGGAGGCCACCAGGATTCGCAGCTCGATCGGCCCCAGCCAAGCTTGGTATACCGAGAACCTGCGCTACTACTATCTGATCTTGCCCACTGTCGACGGCTCGCTGTCGCGCCGGTTCGGGTTCCTGATCACCGCCCTGTGCTTATTCGCCGCGGTGTTTATCATGTTGCGGCGCAAGCGAGTTGCTGGTGTGGCCCGGGGGCCGGCCTGGCGGCTGATGGGTGTCATCTTCGGCACTATGTTCTTTCTGATGTTCACCCCCACCAAGTGGGTCCACCATTTCGGGTTGTTTGCGGCGGTGGGTGCGGCGATGGCCGCGCTCACAACGGTTCTGGTGTCGCCGAAGGTGCTGCGCTGGTCACGCAACCGGATGGCGTTCCTGGCTGCGCTGATGTTCCTGCTGGCACTGTGCTTTGCCACCACCAACGGGTGGTGGTATGTGTCCAGCTACGGTGTACCGTTCAACAGTTCGATGCCGAAGATCGACGGAATCACCGTCAGCACAATATTTTTCGTGCTTTTCGCGCTGGCCGCCCTGTACGCGATCTGGCTGCACTTCGCTCCCCGCGACCGCGGGGAGGGCCGGGTGGCGCGGGCGCTGACCGCGGCGCCGGTGCCGATCGCCGCGGGGTTCATGGCCGTGCTGTTCGTGGCGACGATGGTGACCGGCATCGTGCGCCAGTACCCGACCTACTCCAACGGCTGGGCCAACCTGCGGGCGTTCACCGGTGGCTGCGGGCTGGCCGACGACGTCCTGGTGGAGCCGGACGCCAACGCCGGTTTCATGGCGGCGCTCCCGGGCGACTACGGCGCGCTGGGGCCGTTGGGCGGGGTCAACCCGGTAGGGTTCACACCCGACGGCGTGCCGGAACACACTGTCGCCGAGGCGATCCGGGAGCATCCTCTGCCCAAGCCGGGTACCGACTACGACTGGGACGCCCCGACCAGGCTCCAAAACCCGGGCATCAATGGGTCTCGTGTGCCGCTGCCTTACGGACTCGACCCGGCCCGTGTTCCGGTGGCCGGCAGCTACACCACCGGCCCGCAACAACAGAGCTTGCTCACTTCGGCGTGGTATCGGCTACCGGCGCCCGACAAGGGCCATCCGCTGGTGGTGGTCACCGCGGCGGGCAAGATCACCGGCAACAGCGTGCTGCACGGACACACCACCGGGCAGACCGTCGTGCTGGAATACGGCAAGCCCGGCCCGGACGGCTCTCCGGTGCCGGCCGGCCGGCTGGTGCCTGACGACTTGTACGGGGAACAGCCCAAGGCGTGGCGCAACCTGCGTTTCCCCCGCTCGGGCATCCCGGCGGACGCCACCGCCGTCCGCGTCGTCGCCGAGGACCTGTCGCTGACACCCGAAGACTGGATCGCGGTGACCCCGCCGCGGGTGCCCGACCTGCGCTCGCTGCAGGAATACGTCGGCTCGTCGCAGCCGGTGTTGATGGACTGGGCGGTCGGACTTGCCTTCCCGTGCCAGCGGCCGATGCAGCACGCCTACGGTGTCACCGACATTCCGAAGTTCCGCATCACCCCGGATTACACCGCCAAAAAGCAGGACACCGACACCTGGGAGGACGGCACCAATGGCGGCCTGCTCGGCATCACCGACCTGCTGCTGCGGGCCCACGTCATGGCGACCTACCTGTCGCGGGACTGGGGCCGTGACTGGGGTTCGCTGCGCAAGTTCGACACCATTGTCAACGCGCAGCCCGCTCAACTGGACTTGGGCACCGCCACCCGCAGCGGCTGGTGGTCGCCCGGACAGATCCGCATCAAGCCGTAG
- a CDS encoding arabinosyltransferase domain-containing protein → MPHDGNERSPQRIARLVAAVAGIAGLLLCGVVPLLPVRQTTATILWPQGTAADGHVTGITAPLVSGAPRALDISIPCAASATLPADGGLVLSTLPSDGFQTGKSGLFVRANKDTVVVAFRDSVAAVAPRPAVAAGACSVLHIWATAAGVGADFVGIPGAAGTLPPEKKPQVGGIFTELKATPQPGLSARIDIDTRFITTATAIKNAAMALGALSVLAAMAALAMLDRHAGRRMPRGRRWLRAGLATWLADAAVIATLLVWHLIGATSTDDGYNLTVARVSHQAGYLANYYRFFGASEAPFDWYPALLAHLASVSTAGVWMRLPATAAGIGCWLTISRYALPRLGPGRGGLVGNRVAVWTAGAVFLAAWLPFNNGLRPEPLIAFGTMLTWVLVEQAVATRRLVPAAVAIVAAMLTATLAPQGLIALGALLTGSRAIAGIIARRRPTDGLLAPLAVLAASLSLILVVVFRAQTLATVAESARIKYVVGPTIAWYQEFLRYYFVTVESNVDASMTRRFAVLVLLLCLFGVLVVLLRRGRIPGVASGPAWRLIGTCAAGLLLLTFTPTKWAVQFGAFAGLAAALGAVTAFTLASVGLHSRRNLSLYITALLFVLAWATSGINGWFYVGNYGVPWRDIQPVIASHPVTSMFLTASIATGLLAAWQHFRLDYAGHTEVKPTRRNRILASTPLLAVATIMVLVEVGSMAKAAAARYPVYTTAKANIDALRSGLSGTSCAMADDVLAEPDPNAGLLQPVPGQAYGPDGPLGGVKPVGFKPNGVAEDLTSDPVVSKPGLVNSDASPNKPNAAVSDSAGTAGGYGPVGVNGSRAALPFGLDPARTPVMGSYGENAVAAHATSVWYQLPPRTPDRPLVVVAAAGAIWSHEEDGTLSYGQPLRLQWGISRPDGTTTALGEFEPIDIGPQKPWRNLRFPLAWAPPEANVARIVADDPNLSSDQWFAFTPPRVPVLQTLQQLIGSHTPVLMDIATAANFPCQRPFSEHLGVAELPQYRILPDHKQTASSSNLWESAEDGGPFLFTQALLRTSTIPTYLRGDWYRDWGSVEKYYRLVPADQAPDAVVDQGVATVYGWSRQGPIRALP, encoded by the coding sequence GTGCCCCACGACGGTAATGAGCGATCGCCGCAGCGGATCGCACGACTCGTCGCCGCCGTCGCGGGGATAGCCGGCCTATTGCTGTGCGGTGTGGTCCCGCTGCTCCCGGTGCGACAGACCACCGCGACGATCCTGTGGCCGCAGGGCACCGCCGCCGACGGGCATGTCACCGGGATCACCGCCCCGCTGGTGTCCGGCGCACCACGAGCGCTCGACATCTCGATTCCCTGTGCGGCGAGCGCGACGTTGCCCGCCGACGGCGGGTTGGTGCTGTCCACGCTGCCCAGCGACGGATTCCAGACCGGCAAAAGCGGACTGTTCGTGCGGGCCAACAAAGACACCGTCGTCGTCGCGTTCCGGGACTCGGTAGCGGCGGTGGCGCCGCGACCCGCGGTGGCTGCCGGGGCGTGCAGCGTGCTGCACATCTGGGCCACCGCCGCCGGGGTGGGTGCGGACTTCGTCGGCATCCCGGGCGCCGCCGGTACCCTGCCACCCGAGAAGAAACCTCAGGTCGGCGGCATCTTCACCGAGCTGAAAGCCACGCCGCAGCCCGGGCTGTCGGCTCGTATCGACATCGACACCAGGTTCATCACGACCGCCACCGCCATCAAGAACGCCGCCATGGCCCTGGGCGCGCTGTCGGTGCTGGCGGCGATGGCCGCGCTGGCCATGCTGGATCGGCACGCGGGACGGCGCATGCCCCGCGGCCGGCGATGGCTGCGGGCCGGCCTGGCCACCTGGCTGGCCGACGCCGCTGTCATCGCCACGCTGCTGGTGTGGCACCTCATCGGCGCCACCTCGACTGACGACGGCTACAACCTCACCGTCGCCCGGGTCTCCCACCAAGCCGGGTATCTGGCCAACTACTACCGGTTCTTCGGCGCCTCGGAGGCGCCGTTCGACTGGTACCCCGCGCTGCTGGCCCACCTGGCCTCGGTCAGCACCGCCGGCGTGTGGATGCGGTTGCCCGCCACAGCGGCCGGAATCGGGTGCTGGCTGACCATCAGCCGGTACGCGCTGCCACGATTAGGTCCCGGCCGGGGAGGCCTGGTCGGCAACCGGGTGGCCGTGTGGACCGCGGGCGCGGTATTTCTGGCTGCCTGGCTGCCCTTCAACAACGGGCTACGCCCCGAGCCGCTGATCGCCTTCGGCACCATGCTCACCTGGGTGCTGGTCGAGCAGGCCGTTGCCACTCGGCGGCTGGTTCCGGCCGCGGTCGCGATCGTGGCCGCGATGCTCACCGCGACCTTGGCTCCCCAGGGCCTCATCGCCCTCGGTGCACTGTTGACCGGGTCGCGGGCCATCGCCGGGATCATCGCGCGGCGTCGGCCGACCGACGGGTTGCTGGCGCCGCTGGCGGTGTTGGCGGCGTCGCTGTCGCTGATCCTGGTCGTGGTGTTCCGCGCCCAGACACTGGCGACCGTCGCGGAGTCGGCGCGCATCAAATACGTGGTGGGACCGACCATCGCCTGGTATCAGGAGTTCCTGCGCTACTACTTCGTCACCGTCGAGTCGAACGTCGACGCCTCGATGACCCGCCGCTTCGCCGTGCTGGTGCTGCTGCTGTGCCTGTTCGGCGTGCTGGTGGTGCTGCTACGGCGTGGCCGCATCCCGGGTGTGGCCAGCGGCCCGGCCTGGCGGCTGATCGGCACCTGCGCGGCGGGGCTGCTGTTGCTGACGTTCACGCCGACGAAATGGGCCGTCCAGTTCGGCGCGTTCGCCGGGTTGGCCGCCGCACTGGGCGCGGTCACCGCGTTCACCCTGGCCAGCGTCGGACTGCACAGCCGTCGCAACCTGTCGCTGTATATCACCGCGCTGCTGTTCGTGCTGGCCTGGGCGACCTCCGGCATCAACGGCTGGTTCTACGTCGGCAACTACGGTGTGCCGTGGCGCGACATCCAGCCCGTCATCGCCAGCCACCCGGTGACGTCGATGTTTCTGACGGCCTCGATCGCGACCGGATTGCTGGCCGCCTGGCAGCACTTCCGGCTGGACTACGCCGGGCACACCGAGGTCAAACCCACCCGGCGCAACCGCATCCTGGCCTCCACCCCGCTATTGGCAGTCGCCACCATCATGGTTCTGGTCGAAGTCGGTTCGATGGCCAAGGCGGCCGCGGCCCGCTACCCCGTCTACACCACCGCCAAGGCCAACATCGACGCGCTGCGGTCCGGGCTTTCCGGCACCAGCTGCGCGATGGCCGACGACGTGCTGGCCGAACCTGACCCCAATGCTGGTCTGCTGCAACCGGTTCCGGGCCAAGCTTACGGTCCGGATGGCCCACTGGGCGGGGTGAAACCCGTCGGCTTCAAACCCAACGGCGTGGCCGAGGACCTGACCTCCGACCCGGTGGTGTCCAAACCGGGGCTGGTCAATTCCGACGCCTCGCCCAACAAGCCCAACGCCGCGGTCAGCGACTCGGCCGGCACGGCGGGCGGCTACGGCCCTGTCGGCGTCAACGGGTCGCGGGCGGCGCTGCCGTTCGGGCTCGACCCGGCGCGCACCCCGGTGATGGGCAGCTACGGCGAGAATGCCGTTGCCGCGCACGCTACTTCGGTGTGGTACCAGCTGCCGCCACGCACTCCGGACCGCCCGCTGGTAGTTGTCGCGGCCGCCGGTGCCATCTGGTCACACGAGGAGGACGGCACCCTCAGCTACGGCCAGCCGCTGCGGCTGCAGTGGGGCATCAGCCGTCCCGACGGCACCACCACGGCGCTCGGTGAGTTCGAACCGATTGACATCGGGCCGCAAAAGCCTTGGCGCAACCTGCGATTCCCGCTGGCATGGGCGCCGCCGGAGGCCAACGTGGCGCGGATCGTTGCCGACGACCCGAACCTCAGCTCAGACCAGTGGTTTGCCTTCACCCCGCCGCGGGTGCCGGTGTTGCAAACCCTGCAACAATTGATCGGCTCTCATACCCCGGTGCTGATGGATATCGCGACCGCCGCCAACTTCCCGTGCCAACGGCCGTTCTCCGAACACCTTGGGGTAGCGGAACTTCCGCAGTATCGCATACTGCCCGACCACAAGCAGACCGCGTCGTCGTCGAACCTGTGGGAGTCGGCAGAAGACGGCGGGCCGTTCTTGTTCACCCAGGCGTTGCTGCGCACCTCGACGATCCCGACGTATCTGCGCGGCGACTGGTATCGAGACTGGGGCTCGGTGGAAAAGTATTACCGGCTGGTGCCGGCCGATCAGGCACCTGACGCCGTCGTCGACCAGGGTGTGGCCACAGTGTACGGCTGGAGCCGCCAGGGACCGATTCGAGCACTGCCATGA
- a CDS encoding CocE/NonD family hydrolase produces MSDGVVLRADIHYPTVPETGEPAAGPFPVLLSVTPYGKKAPPPAAQIGGGATPYLIKRGYIEVMVDVRGTGASGGSFEMFGPRQTQDGVELVNWASTLPNSNGRVGMFGTSYLAINQLFTAAAVGPGSPLRAIFPVMAARDFYRDAAGMGGVPHLRTVRAYGAIYTLLNVLNPTLEFFARGGHQRPRAGGLSAVRQRGRDQRRYFRPLIAEAMAGGEAAYDGPFWDALRPAAVLPQIVANNVAVFLVGGWHDAFQRGTPLNYAALQNAFAGRPDESPMEPGQPVSDRVRLLMGPWYHVTNFDGLHLNALQLRWFDHWLNDDAGARISGPPFTFQAIGSPQWFHAREFPLPDATPTRFYLSESGRLSRDCTPEQTVATLDYAARGPVAGRSLEQWTLGMNSFITAQRGRRIRYDADNRRLQRRALTYTTEPFTSGLLVAGPITLTVHATANTTETLWVAHLDDVAPDGTSRPLTQGALLGSHRALDPARTWYLPDGSVLRPHHVSTRSAATPVAPGELTRYDIEIFPTAALIAPGHRLRLILTTYDFPHLVPAKPARRALLGGRYRLHQGGHTPSYVLVPLADPGSVT; encoded by the coding sequence ATGAGCGACGGAGTTGTGCTGCGGGCCGACATCCACTACCCGACGGTGCCGGAGACCGGGGAGCCCGCCGCCGGCCCGTTCCCGGTGCTGCTGTCCGTGACACCGTACGGCAAAAAGGCCCCTCCCCCGGCCGCCCAGATCGGCGGAGGTGCGACGCCCTACCTGATCAAGCGGGGCTACATCGAGGTGATGGTCGACGTCCGCGGGACCGGCGCCTCCGGTGGTTCCTTCGAGATGTTCGGACCCCGGCAGACCCAAGACGGGGTGGAACTGGTCAACTGGGCGTCGACGCTGCCGAACAGCAACGGCCGTGTCGGCATGTTCGGCACCTCCTACCTGGCGATCAACCAGCTGTTCACCGCGGCCGCGGTGGGCCCGGGTTCCCCGCTGAGGGCGATCTTCCCGGTGATGGCCGCACGCGACTTCTACCGCGACGCCGCGGGCATGGGCGGGGTGCCGCACCTGCGGACCGTGCGGGCCTACGGCGCCATCTATACCCTGCTGAACGTCTTGAACCCCACCCTGGAATTCTTCGCGCGGGGCGGGCACCAACGGCCGCGGGCCGGCGGCCTGTCCGCGGTGCGCCAGCGCGGCCGCGACCAGCGCCGGTACTTTCGACCACTGATCGCCGAAGCCATGGCCGGCGGCGAGGCCGCCTACGACGGACCGTTCTGGGATGCGCTGCGCCCAGCGGCCGTGCTCCCGCAGATCGTCGCCAACAATGTGGCGGTCTTCCTGGTCGGCGGGTGGCACGACGCGTTTCAGCGAGGAACGCCGCTCAACTACGCCGCGCTGCAGAATGCCTTCGCCGGCCGGCCCGACGAGTCACCGATGGAGCCGGGCCAGCCGGTGTCGGACCGGGTTCGGCTGTTGATGGGTCCGTGGTACCACGTCACAAATTTCGACGGTCTGCACCTCAACGCGCTGCAGCTGCGCTGGTTCGACCACTGGCTCAACGACGACGCCGGCGCGCGGATTTCCGGGCCCCCGTTCACCTTTCAGGCCATCGGAAGCCCGCAGTGGTTCCACGCTCGGGAGTTCCCGCTGCCCGACGCGACGCCCACCCGCTTCTACCTGTCCGAATCGGGGCGCCTGAGCCGCGACTGCACGCCGGAGCAGACGGTGGCGACCCTCGATTACGCCGCGCGTGGTCCGGTGGCCGGGCGAAGCTTGGAGCAGTGGACCCTTGGGATGAACAGCTTCATCACCGCCCAGCGCGGTCGGCGCATCCGCTATGACGCAGACAACCGGCGCCTGCAGCGTCGGGCGCTGACCTACACGACCGAGCCCTTCACTTCCGGCCTGCTGGTTGCCGGGCCGATCACGCTGACCGTGCATGCGACCGCCAACACCACCGAGACGCTGTGGGTGGCCCACCTCGACGACGTCGCCCCCGACGGAACAAGCCGCCCGCTGACGCAGGGCGCGCTGCTGGGTTCGCACCGCGCCCTGGACCCGGCCCGCACGTGGTATCTGCCCGACGGCAGCGTGCTGCGGCCACACCACGTCAGCACCCGCTCGGCGGCCACACCCGTCGCTCCCGGCGAGCTGACCCGCTACGACATCGAGATCTTCCCGACTGCCGCGCTGATCGCGCCCGGGCATCGGCTGCGCCTCATCCTGACCACCTACGACTTCCCGCACCTGGTGCCCGCCAAGCCGGCGCGCCGCGCCCTGCTCGGCGGGCGCTACCGGCTGCACCAGGGCGGACACACCCCGTCATACGTGCTGGTCCCGCTGGCTGACCCGGGCAGCGTGACCTGA